A window of the Pirellulales bacterium genome harbors these coding sequences:
- the tsaB gene encoding tRNA (adenosine(37)-N6)-threonylcarbamoyltransferase complex dimerization subunit type 1 TsaB, with translation MRGIALETSGLRGSVAAFDGEHILAAQELTSKQRSAQSLAPALRDLLTAQGWQPRDVQLVAVTAGPGSFTGLRIGVTTAKTFAYAVGAELVAVDTLEVIASQAPGEYRRLHVILDAGRSQAFAAQFSRGIAAASTTVVPSHIVDMAAWLAALQPGDTVTGPLLDKLGSPLPPGVAPIDSAHRAPTAAAVARVAWQKYLAGQRDDPIQLVPLYLRLSAAEEKQAMQHRA, from the coding sequence GTGCGTGGCATTGCCCTGGAAACGAGTGGACTGCGTGGCAGCGTGGCCGCCTTCGACGGCGAGCACATTCTGGCCGCACAGGAATTGACGAGCAAACAGCGCAGTGCCCAGTCGCTGGCCCCGGCGCTCCGCGACCTGTTGACGGCGCAAGGCTGGCAGCCTCGCGACGTGCAATTGGTCGCCGTCACGGCGGGGCCGGGCTCCTTCACCGGTCTGCGCATTGGCGTGACGACGGCCAAGACGTTCGCCTACGCGGTGGGGGCCGAACTCGTGGCCGTCGATACGCTCGAAGTCATCGCCTCGCAGGCACCGGGCGAGTATCGGCGACTGCACGTCATTCTCGACGCAGGACGGAGCCAGGCCTTCGCGGCTCAGTTCTCGCGGGGTATCGCGGCGGCATCGACGACCGTCGTGCCGTCGCACATCGTCGACATGGCCGCATGGCTGGCGGCGCTGCAGCCCGGCGACACCGTCACCGGACCGCTGCTCGACAAGCTCGGCTCACCACTACCGCCCGGCGTGGCACCGATCGATTCGGCCCACCGCGCACCGACGGCCGCAGCCGTGGCGCGTGTGGCGTGGCAGAAGTATCTCGCCGGCCAGCGCGACGATCCCATCCAACTCGTGCCGCTCTATCTGCGTCTGAGCGCCGCCGAAGAAAAGCAAGCAATGCAACACCGCGCGTAG
- the glk gene encoding glucokinase, with protein sequence MILAGDIGGTKTNLGYFRAEGKKLTSVVEQKYPSRDHAGLAEIVLDFLKNHCPGEEVIVGCFGIAGPVRNGRCEATNLPWIIDAKELAAKAKLPTAILINDLEANAYGIACLDETQLATLHAGAPNASGNAAIIAAGTGLGEAGLYWDTHTHRPFACEGGHGDFAPLNELQAELWHYLRGRWEHVAYERVLSGPGLVNLYEFLRDTKRGEEPAWLAEELKAGDPAAAISIAAMAGKSPLAEAALDLFVQIYGAEAGNLALKIMSTGGLYIGGGIAPKILDKLRSGSFVESFLAKGRMRDLLAAMPVQVILEPKTALLGAARCGALAAQLI encoded by the coding sequence ATGATTCTGGCCGGTGATATCGGTGGCACGAAGACCAACCTGGGCTACTTTCGTGCCGAGGGAAAAAAACTCACTTCCGTCGTCGAGCAGAAGTATCCCAGCCGCGATCACGCCGGACTGGCCGAAATCGTGCTCGACTTCCTCAAGAACCACTGCCCCGGCGAAGAGGTGATAGTGGGCTGCTTCGGCATCGCCGGGCCCGTGCGCAACGGCCGTTGCGAGGCGACGAACCTCCCCTGGATCATCGATGCCAAGGAACTGGCGGCCAAGGCCAAACTGCCCACGGCGATCCTGATTAACGATCTCGAGGCGAACGCCTACGGCATCGCCTGTCTCGACGAGACGCAGCTTGCCACGCTCCATGCGGGCGCGCCCAACGCAAGCGGCAATGCGGCCATCATCGCGGCGGGCACGGGTTTGGGCGAGGCGGGGCTCTATTGGGATACGCACACGCATCGCCCCTTCGCTTGTGAAGGGGGCCACGGCGACTTCGCCCCGCTCAACGAATTGCAAGCCGAGCTATGGCACTACCTGCGCGGGCGCTGGGAACACGTCGCTTACGAACGTGTCCTCTCGGGGCCGGGCCTGGTAAACTTGTACGAGTTCCTCCGCGACACGAAGCGCGGCGAAGAACCCGCCTGGCTGGCGGAAGAATTGAAGGCCGGTGATCCGGCCGCCGCCATTTCAATCGCGGCGATGGCGGGCAAGTCGCCGCTGGCCGAGGCGGCACTCGATCTCTTCGTGCAAATCTACGGCGCCGAGGCGGGCAATCTCGCCCTCAAGATCATGTCGACCGGCGGGCTGTACATCGGAGGGGGGATCGCGCCGAAGATCCTCGACAAGCTCCGGTCGGGCTCGTTCGTCGAGAGCTTTCTGGCCAAGGGACGCATGCGCGATCTGCTCGCCGCGATGCCCGTGCAGGTGATCCTCGAGCCGAAGACGGCGCTTCTCGGTGCGGCACGCTGCGGGGCACTAGCGGCGCAGTTAATCTAG
- a CDS encoding sigma-70 family RNA polymerase sigma factor has product MSKPNQVAPGRRSFADETDEALIVRYRDTGDRAAFDELVHRYERELYSYLRRYLDDAEMAEDVFQSTFLQLHLKCDKYETDRKFRPWLYTIATNQAIDAQRRNKRHRMVSLDRRNGQGKDDDVGALLELLVGGEPGPVAQLEGAERRNWVRQTIATLPEPLRAAITLIYYQGMKYREAAEVLAVPVGTVKSRLHTAILKLNEAWHNTQPSGEFHP; this is encoded by the coding sequence ATGTCGAAACCGAATCAAGTCGCCCCTGGGCGACGATCGTTCGCGGATGAGACCGACGAAGCGCTGATCGTGCGCTATCGGGACACCGGCGATCGCGCGGCCTTCGACGAGTTGGTCCACCGGTACGAACGCGAGCTGTACAGCTACCTGCGTCGCTATCTGGACGACGCGGAGATGGCCGAAGACGTGTTCCAATCCACGTTCCTGCAACTCCACCTGAAGTGCGATAAGTACGAAACCGATCGGAAGTTCCGGCCGTGGCTCTATACGATCGCAACGAATCAAGCTATCGACGCCCAACGGCGCAACAAGCGTCACCGCATGGTGAGCTTGGATCGCCGCAACGGGCAAGGCAAGGACGACGACGTAGGGGCATTGCTCGAACTGTTGGTCGGTGGCGAGCCGGGACCCGTGGCGCAGCTCGAGGGGGCCGAGCGCCGCAATTGGGTCCGTCAGACCATCGCCACGCTGCCCGAGCCTTTGCGGGCGGCCATCACCCTGATCTACTACCAAGGCATGAAGTATCGCGAGGCGGCCGAAGTGCTGGCCGTGCCCGTCGGGACCGTCAAGAGCCGGTTGCACACCGCCATCTTGAAGCTCAACGAGGCCTGGCACAACACGCAGCCCTCGGGAGAATTCCACCCGTAA
- the lepB gene encoding signal peptidase I gives MLRRASEHSIHAHQPARDPRWFLCALRWCEHVLATFGGIVLVSWLSFDYSAIVSPSMSPTLEGTSLDDGDRVLTEKLSGWFCTPRRWEVITFRDKSGERRMKRVVGLPGESVQMLADRELLIDGQRVEVPPVIDQKYLRYGKPVPCGDGYYVLGDDLKDSEDSRFNGPVPAERIIGRAWLIVWPKERAGWVR, from the coding sequence ATGTTGCGTCGTGCGAGCGAACACTCCATCCATGCGCATCAGCCGGCGCGCGACCCGCGTTGGTTCCTTTGCGCGCTGCGCTGGTGCGAGCACGTGCTGGCCACCTTTGGCGGCATCGTGCTCGTCAGTTGGTTGTCGTTCGACTACTCGGCGATCGTCTCGCCGTCGATGTCCCCCACGCTCGAAGGGACGAGCCTCGACGACGGCGATCGCGTCCTCACCGAAAAGCTGAGTGGCTGGTTCTGCACGCCACGGCGCTGGGAGGTGATCACCTTTCGCGACAAGTCGGGCGAGCGGCGGATGAAGCGAGTCGTCGGGCTGCCGGGCGAGTCGGTGCAGATGCTGGCCGACCGCGAACTCTTGATCGACGGCCAGCGTGTGGAAGTGCCCCCCGTGATCGATCAGAAGTACCTGCGCTACGGCAAGCCGGTGCCGTGTGGCGACGGGTACTACGTGCTGGGAGACGACCTGAAAGACTCGGAGGACAGCCGCTTTAATGGCCCGGTGCCGGCGGAGCGGATCATCGGCCGCGCCTGGCTGATCGTGTGGCCCAAGGAACGAGCCGGCTGGGTGCGATGA
- a CDS encoding permease, giving the protein MLDNTAALLLMVGLLGGAFGFPESFALRYMIPGTALGVLVGDLLFTWMAFRLARRSGRNDITAMPLGIDTPSTFGMVFFVLGPAYLAGKATGLAEQDAAIYAWRIGMCAIITSGVFKLACSLAAHWMRQVVPRAGLLGSLAAIALVLISFLPLLEVARVPVVGFLSLALILATLVSRLSLPGRIPGALGAVLVGTTVYYLMTWTGTLGAASIDQTIQTQIGFVLPLPTLEWWEVFRDSLVYLPIVIPFALATVVGGIDCTESAAAVGDEYNTGHVVAVEAVATLVAGLCGGVIQTTPYIGHPAYKAMGGRAAYTLATALFIGGAGIFGYFAYLYLFIPKAAILPILVFIGLEISSQSFHATPTRHYPAVVFGCVPALAYLVMIYADRLLGILAQSGTTLDTLEAGLASELQTMRMLSAGFIVTSLLWASTLVAMIDRRLKQAAAYLAVAAVASLFGVIHSPLPGGSMVLPWALPELPKAAAGQTPFYLAAAYALTAAMLFGWGMWRPEDANGNGDSADEGHHHAPRAESSA; this is encoded by the coding sequence ATGTTAGATAATACCGCGGCGCTGCTGCTCATGGTCGGGCTGCTGGGTGGCGCATTCGGATTCCCTGAAAGTTTTGCTCTTCGTTACATGATCCCGGGAACCGCGCTAGGCGTCCTCGTCGGCGACCTGCTCTTCACCTGGATGGCCTTCCGGCTGGCACGCCGCTCTGGTCGTAACGACATAACCGCCATGCCTTTAGGTATCGATACGCCAAGCACCTTTGGCATGGTGTTCTTCGTTCTCGGGCCTGCCTATCTTGCCGGAAAAGCCACCGGACTTGCCGAACAAGACGCTGCCATCTACGCCTGGCGAATCGGCATGTGCGCGATTATTACCAGCGGGGTCTTCAAACTGGCCTGCTCGCTAGCGGCCCATTGGATGCGGCAAGTCGTTCCCAGGGCAGGACTTCTGGGTTCGCTGGCCGCTATCGCCCTGGTGCTGATCAGCTTTTTACCGCTACTCGAGGTGGCCCGGGTTCCCGTGGTGGGATTCCTGTCGCTTGCCCTGATTTTGGCCACGCTGGTAAGTCGCTTGTCACTGCCCGGCCGGATACCCGGGGCCTTGGGGGCGGTTCTGGTGGGCACGACGGTCTACTACCTGATGACCTGGACCGGCACGCTGGGGGCCGCCTCCATCGATCAGACCATTCAGACCCAGATCGGGTTCGTGCTCCCCCTACCCACGCTCGAATGGTGGGAGGTGTTCCGCGATTCGCTGGTCTACCTGCCGATCGTGATCCCCTTTGCCCTGGCCACGGTTGTGGGAGGCATCGACTGCACGGAGAGCGCCGCCGCCGTGGGTGACGAGTACAACACGGGGCACGTCGTGGCGGTTGAGGCGGTGGCCACCCTGGTGGCCGGACTATGTGGCGGCGTGATTCAGACGACCCCCTACATCGGGCATCCGGCGTACAAGGCGATGGGGGGGCGCGCCGCCTATACGCTGGCCACCGCGCTCTTCATTGGCGGTGCGGGAATCTTTGGCTACTTCGCTTACCTGTACCTCTTTATCCCCAAGGCGGCGATTCTGCCGATCCTGGTCTTCATCGGGCTCGAAATCTCCTCGCAGAGCTTTCATGCCACGCCGACGCGCCACTATCCGGCGGTCGTCTTCGGCTGCGTGCCCGCCCTGGCTTACCTGGTGATGATCTACGCCGATCGGCTGCTCGGTATTCTCGCGCAGTCGGGGACGACGCTCGATACCCTCGAAGCGGGACTGGCCAGCGAGCTGCAAACGATGCGCATGCTCTCGGCCGGCTTCATCGTGACGAGCCTGCTCTGGGCCTCGACGCTGGTGGCGATGATCGATCGCCGTTTGAAACAGGCCGCGGCCTATCTGGCCGTCGCCGCCGTGGCAAGCCTGTTCGGCGTCATTCATTCGCCCCTGCCGGGTGGCTCGATGGTGCTACCCTGGGCGCTGCCCGAGTTGCCCAAAGCGGCCGCGGGGCAGACGCCGTTCTATCTGGCCGCGGCCTACGCGCTGACGGCGGCGATGCTCTTCGGCTGGGGCATGTGGCGACCCGAAGACGCCAACGGCAATGGCGATTCCGCCGATGAAGGACATCATCACGCCCCCCGTGCGGAGTCATCTGCGTGA
- a CDS encoding MFS transporter produces MLVALSRPRVLIVALLMAFTFSGHFNRVSMSVAGTERLMDEYRLSETQMGSVYSAYLVLYTLAMIPGGWLIDRIGAKRALGGMAVASALLIVLTGSIGWLSLGAMVLPVLWVVRGTMGLVSAPLHPGCARAVSLWMPPESRATANGLVTAAALVGIAATYYVFGSMMDVLDWPAAFVVCGVLTGVLGVVWLMVASDGPSAREEAPSVDTLSAAAQTIAVPPLEPSPAWYALLRNRSLLLLTGSYAALGYFQYLFFYWMQYYFKEVLHYDSQESRLYATIPNLAMAAAMFVGGGLSDRLLPRFGVRVSRAAVPGMGLLASALLLLLGTAAESSFWIVTFFALAMGAAGLGEGVFWTTAIELGGRRGGTSAAIFNTGGNVGGLLAPVVTPWFASYFGWQWGLALASAICLIGATLWIWIDPRERG; encoded by the coding sequence ATGCTTGTTGCCCTCTCGCGCCCGCGCGTGCTGATCGTCGCCCTGCTGATGGCGTTCACCTTCTCGGGGCACTTCAATCGCGTGAGCATGTCGGTGGCGGGCACCGAGCGGCTGATGGACGAGTATCGGCTGAGTGAGACCCAGATGGGATCGGTCTACTCGGCCTATCTCGTGCTCTACACGCTGGCGATGATTCCCGGCGGATGGCTGATCGACCGTATCGGCGCCAAGCGGGCGTTGGGGGGCATGGCGGTCGCCTCGGCCCTGTTGATCGTGCTGACGGGCAGCATCGGCTGGTTGTCGCTCGGGGCGATGGTTCTGCCGGTGTTGTGGGTCGTGCGCGGCACGATGGGGCTGGTGAGCGCGCCGCTGCATCCCGGTTGCGCGCGGGCCGTGTCGCTGTGGATGCCACCGGAAAGCCGCGCGACGGCCAACGGTCTCGTCACGGCGGCGGCGCTCGTCGGCATCGCGGCGACCTACTACGTCTTCGGATCGATGATGGACGTGCTCGACTGGCCGGCGGCCTTCGTCGTGTGTGGCGTTTTGACGGGCGTGCTGGGTGTGGTGTGGCTGATGGTGGCCTCCGATGGTCCGTCCGCGCGCGAGGAAGCGCCATCGGTTGATACGTTGTCGGCCGCGGCACAGACGATCGCCGTGCCGCCGCTCGAGCCCTCGCCCGCCTGGTACGCGCTATTGCGCAACCGCAGCCTGCTCTTGCTCACCGGCAGTTACGCGGCGCTGGGATACTTTCAATATCTGTTCTTCTATTGGATGCAGTACTACTTCAAAGAGGTGCTGCACTACGACTCGCAAGAGAGCCGTCTCTACGCCACGATTCCGAACCTGGCGATGGCCGCGGCGATGTTCGTTGGAGGCGGACTGTCGGATCGGCTCTTGCCGCGCTTCGGGGTGCGCGTGTCGCGCGCCGCGGTGCCTGGCATGGGGCTGCTGGCGAGCGCCCTCCTGCTACTGTTGGGCACCGCGGCCGAGAGCTCGTTCTGGATCGTCACGTTCTTCGCCCTGGCGATGGGGGCAGCCGGACTGGGCGAAGGGGTTTTTTGGACCACGGCCATCGAACTCGGCGGCCGACGCGGCGGGACTTCGGCCGCCATCTTCAACACGGGAGGCAACGTCGGCGGATTGCTGGCGCCGGTGGTGACGCCGTGGTTCGCCTCGTACTTCGGTTGGCAGTGGGGACTGGCGCTGGCGAGTGCGATTTGTCTGATCGGCGCCACGCTGTGGATTTGGATCGATCCGCGGGAGCGCGGTTAG